The DNA sequence CAGCTCATCGATGGCCTCGTCACCCCGGTTCTGGCGGATGGCCCGGGCCACGCAACCCCGCGTATGACTCCGCAAAAGGGAGAGGGCGACCTTTTGCAGTGCTGCCCGGGTGGCACTGATCTGCAGGAGGATATCCACACAGTAGCGGTCTTCCTCAATCATCTTTTGAATACCGCGAATCTGCCCCTCAATTTTTTTGAGGCGGCTTAAGAGGTCTTCCTTATTTCTTTCCACATAGGACAATCCCAATCACTCACCATCCTACCCTACTGGGGTATCCTATAAAGAAATATATCAAGAGGCGAGTGCTGGTGTCAAGCAGGTCTGTAGGCCTCGGGCATCCATGCCCTCGGCCCCGCCTCCACCCTCGGTCTCGCTAAGTTTGCCCAGCACTCAACAGGCTTCGAATGATGACCGACTAAACACAATCACTTTCGAGTCTGTTGAGTGCTGGGTCAAGGTCGCTCGCTTCGTGCAAAACGGCGGCCGTTTTCATCTTCCGTTGGTGGTGCTAAAAACGTCACGCGGCCTTTACTGAATATCTGCCATATGGCGTCCGCTTACGGTACGGTGATCACCTTTCCAGGACCGCGCAGGGCTTCGTTAATCTCGTACATGTTGCTTACCCGGCCCACCTGGAGCTTGTCCTTTAGCTTGTAGTACTCCAGGCAGGTGCCGCAGGAGATGATGTCCGTGCCCTTTTCGGCCATCTTTTTTAAATGTTGCAGGACCGGGGAGCTGGTGCAGGTCAGGAATACCCCCGTATTTAGAAAAATGAGCTTATCCGGGGGCGGGTCGGTTTCGGCCAGGGTGGCGCATAAACTTTTCAACAATGTCACCCCCAGTTCGGGAGCGCCCTGCCCCAGCAGGTTGGAAGTGAAGAAATAGATCAGGGGCCGGGTTTCCCCGGTGCTTTGTGCTACGGGTTCCATGAGCTTGTCCGGAGCTTTTTCCGGCGATTCCCCTTTGGTTATGGTGATTACAAAGTTGCCTTCCTTTTCGGCAACCTGTACGGGATAGCCGGCGCTGGCGGCAAACATGGTTACGTTTTCCCGGGCCACCGGGTTGTCTACGGTGACGATTACTTCACCGGCAGGGATTTCTTCCAGTGCTTTCTTGGTATTGATCACCGGCTGGGGGCAGGCCAGCCCACGGCAGTCCACTTCTTTTTTCACCATAACATTCACCTCTTGTTTATTATTCCACCCGGATTAGCCAGTTCTGCCTTTCCACCACCCGGCCAATGGCCCGGGCCGCCGTTACCCCGTTTGCATGAAGCTCATGCAGGAGGCGGTCCGCCCGTTCCGGTGGGGTGGCAATGAGCAACCCCCCGGAAGTTTGGGGATCAAACAGGGTTGCCTGCTGGGCGGGGGAGAGGCTTTTAGCAAATACAACCGCTTCACCCAGGTGATCCCGGTTCTGATAGGCCCCACCGGGAATCAGGCCCATGGAGGCCAGTTCGACTGTTTTAGGTAAAAGAGGCAGCCGGTCATACTCAAAAACCATGCTTACCCCGCTGGCTTCGGCCATTTCTGCGGCATGCCCCAGCAACCCGAACCCCGTGATGTCGGTACAGGCATGTGCTCCCACGGAAAGCATGGACGAGGCTGCTTCCCTGTTTAAGGCAACCATGCTGGCCAGGGCGGCTTCCTGCGCTTCAGGGGGAGCAAGCTCCGCTTTCACAGCCGTGGCGATGATACCCGTACCCAGGGGTTTGGTAAGGATCAGAACATCCTGGGGCAAGGCACCGGCATTGGTCAATACCCTTTGGGGATGCACTAAACCGGTGACGGCCAGCCCGTACTTGGGTTCATCATCCTGGACCGTGTGTCCCCCGGCGATGATGGCTCCGGCTTCCTTTACCTTATCTGCGCCTCCTTTGAGAATCTCGGCCAGGATTTCCGGTGGCAGACAGGTGGGGAAACAGGCGATATTCAAGGCGA is a window from the Desulfofundulus luciae genome containing:
- the selD gene encoding selenide, water dikinase SelD, giving the protein MAEKIRLTTLAKAAGUAAKVGPATLSQVLRQLPRLNNPHLLVGLETTDDAAVYQLTDDMAIIETVDFFTPVVDDPYLFGQVAAANALSDIYAMGGRPLLALNIACFPTCLPPEILAEILKGGADKVKEAGAIIAGGHTVQDDEPKYGLAVTGLVHPQRVLTNAGALPQDVLILTKPLGTGIIATAVKAELAPPEAQEAALASMVALNREAASSMLSVGAHACTDITGFGLLGHAAEMAEASGVSMVFEYDRLPLLPKTVELASMGLIPGGAYQNRDHLGEAVVFAKSLSPAQQATLFDPQTSGGLLIATPPERADRLLHELHANGVTAARAIGRVVERQNWLIRVE
- the yedF gene encoding sulfurtransferase-like selenium metabolism protein YedF is translated as MVKKEVDCRGLACPQPVINTKKALEEIPAGEVIVTVDNPVARENVTMFAASAGYPVQVAEKEGNFVITITKGESPEKAPDKLMEPVAQSTGETRPLIYFFTSNLLGQGAPELGVTLLKSLCATLAETDPPPDKLIFLNTGVFLTCTSSPVLQHLKKMAEKGTDIISCGTCLEYYKLKDKLQVGRVSNMYEINEALRGPGKVITVP
- a CDS encoding metal-sensitive transcriptional regulator, with amino-acid sequence MSYVERNKEDLLSRLKKIEGQIRGIQKMIEEDRYCVDILLQISATRAALQKVALSLLRSHTRGCVARAIRQNRGDEAIDELMQVLDQFTR